Proteins encoded in a region of the Leopardus geoffroyi isolate Oge1 chromosome E2, O.geoffroyi_Oge1_pat1.0, whole genome shotgun sequence genome:
- the CES5A gene encoding LOW QUALITY PROTEIN: carboxylesterase 5A (The sequence of the model RefSeq protein was modified relative to this genomic sequence to represent the inferred CDS: inserted 1 base in 1 codon) yields MCEEFRRSSRMSGMWVHPGQTLIWVLWVLAAVIKGPAADAPVRSTRLGWVRGKQTTVLGSTVPVNMFLGIPYAAPPVGPLRFKQPKPALPWNDFRNATSYPKLCFQDLEWLVSYQHVLKLRYPKLETSEDCLYLNIYAPAHADNGSNLPVMVWFPGGAFKVGSASFFDGSALAAYEDVLIVTTQYRLGIFGFFNTGDEHARGNWAFLDQVAALTWVQDNIKFFGGDPRSVTIFGESAGAISVSNLILSPMANGLFHKAIMESGVAILPLVLLFPGYERKKDLQVLAHICGCHASDSAALLQCLRAKPSEELLDISKKTTFSIPVVDEFFFPDEPLALLTQKAFNSVPSIIGVNNHECAFLLPTEFPEILGGSNRSLALYFVHTFLHIPTQYLHLVADHYFYNKHSPVEIRDSFLDLLGDVLFVVPGVVTARYHRDAGAPVYFYEFQHRPQCINDTRPAFMKADHSDEIRFVFGGAFLKGDVVMFEGATEEEKLLSRKMMRYWANFARTGDPNGEGVPLWPAYTQSEQYLKLDLNVSVGQKLKEQEVKFWTDTXPLIPSTSTALPSPPSPLLSLSLFPPGFFSSAPWEVLSV; encoded by the exons ATGTGCGAGGAGTTCAGGCGGTCCAGCCGGATGAGTGGGATGTGGGTGCACCCAGGCCAGACCCTGATCTGGGTTCTGTGGGTCCTTGCAGCTGTCATTAAGG GGCCAGCTGCTGATGCACCAGTGAGGAGCACCAGGCTGGGATGGGTCCGGGGAAAGCAAACCACTGTACTGGGAAGCACCGTGCCTGTGAACATGTTCCTCGGGATCCCCTATGCTGCACCTCCTGTAGGGCCCCTGCGATTTAAGCAACCAAAGCCTGCTCTGCCCTGGAATGACTTCCGAAATGCCACATCCTACCCTAAATT atgCTTCCAGGACTTAGAGTGGCTGGTCTCCTATCAACACGTTCTCAAATTGCGTTACCCCAAATTGGAAACGTCCGAAGACTGCCTGTACCTTAACATCTATGCGCCAGCCCATGCGGACAATGGCTCCAACCTCCCT GTCATGGTGTGGTTCCCCGGGGGTGCCTTCAAGGTTGGCTCAGCCTCCTTCTTTGATGGGTCCGCCCTGGCTGCCTACGAGGACGTGCTGATCGTGACTACACAGTACCGGCTAGGAATATTTGGTTTTTTCAA CACAGGGGATGAGCATGCCCGGGGGAACTGGGCCTTCCTGGACCAGGTGGCCGCCCTAACCTGGGTCCAGGACAACATCAAGTTCTTCGGCGGTGACCCACGCTCCGTGACCATCTTCGGAGAGTCAGCGGGAGCCATCAGTGTTTCCAACCTC ATTCTGTCCCCCATGGCCAATGGCTTATTCCACAAAGCCATCATGGAGAGTGGGGTGGCCATCCTGCCTTTAGTGTTGCTATTCCCTGGTTATGAGAGGAAGAAGGAT TTGCAGGTGCTTGCGCATATCTGTGGTTGCCATGCGTCTGACTCTGCTGCCCTGCTGCAGTGCCTGAGGGCAAAACCCTCCGAGGAGTTGTTGGACATCAGCAAG AAAACCACGTTTTCCATTCCAGTGGTTGATgagtttttctttcctgatgAGCCTCTAGCCCTATTGACTCAAAAAGCATTTAATTCAGTTCCTTCTATCATCGGAGTCAATAACCACGAGTGTGCCTTCCTGCTGCCCACG GAGTTTCCTGAGATCCTCGGGGGCTCCAACAGGTCTCTGGCCCTCTACTTCGTACACACGTTCCTG CATATTCCCACCCAGTATTTGCACCTTGTGGCTGATCATTACTTCTACAACAAGCACTCCCCGGTTGAAATACGAGATAGTTTTCTGGACTTGCTTGGAGATGTGCTCTTTGTGGTCCCTGGGGTGGTCACAGCTCGATATCATAGAG ATGCTGGCGCACCTGTCTACTTCTATGAGTTTCAACACCGGCCCCAGTGCATAAACGACACAAGGCCAGCTTTCATGAAAGCCGATCACTCTGATGAAATCCGCTTCGTCTTTGGAGGTGCCTTCCTGAAAGGCGACGTTGTCATGTTCG AAGGAGCCACCGAGGAGGAGAAATTGCTGAGCAGGAAGATGATGAGGtactgggccaactttgctcgGACCGG GGACCCTAACGGGGAAGGTGTGCCTCTGTGGCCAGCCTACACCCAGAGCGAGCAGTACCTGAAGCTGGATCTGAATGTGAGCGTGGGACAGAAACTGAAGGAGCAAGAGGTGAAGTTTTGGACAGATA ATCCCCTGATACCCTCCACTTCCACAGCCCTCCCCAGTCCTCCTTCTCCcttactctccctttctctgttcccgCCTGGCTTCTTCTCTTCTGCTCCATGGGAAGTTCTCTCTGTGTGA